A region from the Mycolicibacterium litorale genome encodes:
- a CDS encoding phytoene desaturase family protein — protein sequence MSNITNYDAIIIGAGHNGLITAGYLARAGKKVLVLEARDVVGGACTSEELIPGSTWSSCAFIASLLRPQIIADLELERYGLEMYQTEANEVSIFPDGSHLFMWKDMDKTLKEIEKFSKRDAAAFLDFGLRVKRFASILTPFLLSPAPSRSQVLAAFEAAGAEDLFNEMVLLSTKDLLDRYFDSEHIKGLFTFFGMISVWGGPSTPGTGYVYGHHSVGEFKGTLGQWGFVKGGMGGITQALARSAEAYGAEIRLKSPVKQVVVTKGEATGVKLVSGETISARTVISNADPQRSMLQLLPAGAVDAKLTAKLESYDARGSMARIHLLIDELPDYIGFPEGIEGPQHQAQAILGASIENFERAWEAERRGEIPDDFVIEAVIQSTHDSTLAPKGKHTMTLGVQQLPFQLAGTDWDTIRDEWADRVLEVLFRYAPNLRDHILERVIITPKDLERDYGLTGGNIFHGSMFFDQLFNNRPTPELADYRTTVANYYLCGSGTHPGGGVMGANGHNAAQVVIADLNGTPAPTAARVGPAPKAGAIDRALETVMDTKAGKKLGYTVATSPALRKVVKFAARSKTS from the coding sequence ATGAGCAACATCACCAACTACGACGCCATCATCATCGGCGCAGGACACAATGGTCTGATCACCGCCGGATACCTGGCCCGGGCCGGTAAGAAGGTCCTGGTCTTGGAAGCCCGCGATGTGGTGGGCGGCGCGTGCACCAGTGAGGAACTCATCCCCGGCTCCACGTGGTCGTCGTGTGCGTTCATCGCCAGTCTTCTTCGCCCTCAGATCATCGCGGACCTGGAGCTGGAGCGCTACGGCTTGGAGATGTATCAGACCGAAGCCAACGAGGTCAGCATCTTTCCCGACGGCAGCCACCTGTTCATGTGGAAAGACATGGACAAGACCCTCAAGGAAATCGAGAAGTTCTCCAAGCGCGACGCTGCCGCCTTCCTGGACTTCGGGCTGCGTGTCAAGAGATTCGCCTCCATCCTGACCCCTTTCCTACTGTCCCCCGCACCCAGCCGCTCCCAGGTGCTGGCCGCGTTCGAGGCCGCCGGCGCCGAAGACCTGTTCAACGAGATGGTGCTGCTGTCAACGAAGGATCTGCTGGACCGCTACTTCGACTCCGAACACATCAAGGGCCTGTTCACCTTCTTCGGCATGATTTCGGTGTGGGGCGGCCCGTCCACCCCGGGCACCGGTTACGTCTACGGGCACCACTCGGTCGGCGAGTTCAAGGGCACGCTGGGCCAGTGGGGCTTCGTCAAGGGCGGCATGGGCGGCATCACCCAGGCGCTGGCCCGTAGCGCCGAAGCGTACGGCGCAGAGATCCGGCTCAAGTCGCCGGTCAAGCAGGTCGTGGTCACCAAGGGTGAGGCCACCGGCGTCAAACTGGTCAGCGGCGAGACGATCTCGGCGCGCACGGTGATCTCCAACGCCGATCCGCAGCGCTCGATGCTGCAGTTGCTGCCGGCCGGTGCGGTGGACGCCAAACTGACCGCCAAGCTGGAGAGCTACGACGCCCGAGGCTCGATGGCGAGGATCCACCTGCTGATCGACGAGCTGCCCGACTACATCGGCTTCCCCGAGGGGATCGAGGGTCCGCAGCATCAGGCACAGGCGATCCTGGGCGCTTCGATCGAGAACTTCGAACGGGCCTGGGAAGCTGAGCGCCGAGGCGAGATCCCGGACGACTTCGTGATCGAAGCCGTCATCCAGTCCACCCACGACTCGACGCTGGCACCAAAGGGTAAGCACACGATGACCCTTGGTGTGCAGCAGCTTCCGTTCCAGCTGGCCGGTACCGACTGGGACACCATCCGCGACGAGTGGGCCGATCGAGTGCTGGAAGTTCTCTTCAGATACGCACCCAACCTTCGGGACCACATCCTCGAACGAGTCATCATCACTCCGAAGGACCTCGAGCGCGATTACGGTCTCACCGGCGGCAACATCTTCCACGGGTCGATGTTCTTCGATCAGCTGTTCAACAACCGGCCCACCCCGGAATTGGCTGACTACCGCACCACGGTGGCCAACTACTACCTGTGCGGGTCGGGCACCCACCCCGGCGGCGGCGTCATGGGCGCCAACGGACACAACGCCGCGCAAGTCGTCATCGCCGACCTCAACGGCACGCCCGCACCGACCGCGGCGCGCGTCGGCCCGGCGCCCAAGGCCGGGGCCATCGACCGCGCCCTGGAGACGGTCATGGACACCAAGGCAGGCAAGAAACTCGGCTACACCGTCGCGACCAGCCCGGCACTGCGCAAAGTCGTCAAGTTCGCTGCTCGCAGTAAAACCTCCTGA
- a CDS encoding APC family permease: protein MLDQDDPQPLATAKVSPDGSAGLARNQIGVLGIVFFVVAAAAPLTVVVALFPVIVGAGNGVGIAGAFVLVAVVLTIFAVGYVAMSKHITNAGAFYAFITRGLGRPMGLGSASLAIFAYDAIQLGVIGGFGYYTAEFVNKHTGVNVPWWVFSFLAMGAALFLGVRQIHAGARVLAVLLTLETGVILVLNIGILVNSPTPIGEYSFEPFAPSAVFAGALGVALMFAHASFIGFEGTAIYGEEAKDPKRTVPRATYTSVIFMGVFYAVTAFLIVNAVGVGKVVGLAETEGGNLVFAVTDSVLGRVGTEAFQLLVITSLFAAILTFHNNVARYLYSLGRQGVIWSRLGTTHPTRQSPALACYVQIGMVAIVVAVFAILGLHPYTTLFTWWTGVGAAAIILLQTIASVAIFVFFRRSDVDKRPWNTFIAPLLGIAGLLPFLWYAVTGMDVLLGGGGWLQTCFTTMLFASLAIGIVGAYLIKARSPQRYAQLNSTLGDRL, encoded by the coding sequence ATGCTTGACCAGGACGACCCCCAGCCGCTGGCCACCGCGAAAGTCTCCCCTGATGGGTCAGCGGGTCTGGCGCGCAACCAGATCGGCGTTCTCGGCATCGTGTTCTTCGTCGTGGCTGCCGCCGCACCGCTGACCGTGGTGGTGGCCCTGTTCCCGGTGATCGTCGGAGCCGGGAACGGGGTCGGCATCGCCGGTGCCTTCGTCCTCGTCGCCGTGGTGCTGACCATATTCGCGGTCGGCTACGTCGCAATGAGCAAGCACATCACGAACGCCGGCGCGTTCTATGCATTCATCACCCGGGGTCTTGGCAGACCGATGGGACTGGGTTCGGCCTCGCTGGCGATCTTTGCCTACGACGCGATCCAACTCGGCGTCATCGGTGGCTTCGGTTATTACACGGCCGAATTCGTCAACAAACACACCGGCGTCAACGTCCCGTGGTGGGTGTTCTCGTTCCTGGCCATGGGGGCCGCACTCTTCCTGGGTGTCCGCCAGATCCACGCCGGCGCGCGTGTCCTGGCGGTGCTGCTGACCTTGGAGACCGGTGTCATCCTCGTTCTCAACATCGGCATCCTCGTCAACTCGCCGACTCCCATCGGCGAGTACTCCTTCGAGCCGTTCGCTCCTTCGGCGGTGTTCGCGGGCGCCCTGGGAGTGGCGCTCATGTTCGCCCACGCCTCGTTCATCGGATTCGAGGGCACCGCCATCTACGGCGAGGAAGCCAAGGACCCCAAGCGCACCGTTCCTCGGGCCACCTACACTTCGGTAATCTTCATGGGCGTGTTCTACGCCGTCACCGCCTTCCTGATCGTCAACGCCGTTGGCGTCGGGAAAGTCGTGGGCCTGGCCGAAACCGAAGGCGGCAACCTGGTTTTCGCGGTCACCGACAGCGTGTTGGGTCGGGTCGGCACCGAGGCGTTCCAACTGCTGGTGATCACCAGTCTGTTCGCCGCGATCCTCACGTTCCACAACAACGTCGCCCGCTACCTCTACTCGCTGGGCCGGCAGGGTGTCATCTGGTCGCGGCTGGGCACCACCCACCCGACCCGCCAGTCACCGGCGCTGGCCTGCTACGTGCAGATCGGGATGGTCGCGATCGTGGTCGCCGTCTTCGCCATTCTGGGCCTGCACCCCTACACCACCTTGTTCACCTGGTGGACGGGCGTGGGCGCGGCGGCGATCATTCTGCTGCAGACCATTGCCAGCGTCGCGATCTTCGTGTTCTTCCGCCGCTCGGACGTGGACAAGCGGCCGTGGAACACCTTCATCGCGCCACTGCTCGGTATCGCCGGTCTACTGCCCTTCCTCTGGTACGCGGTCACCGGAATGGACGTGCTACTCGGTGGCGGGGGCTGGCTGCAAACCTGCTTCACAACAATGCTGTTCGCTTCGTTGGCCATCGGTATCGTCGGCGCCTACCTCATCAAAGCGCGCTCACCGCAGCGTTACGCACAGCTGAATTCCACACTCGGCGACCGCCTCTGA
- a CDS encoding sugar ABC transporter ATP-binding protein, producing MSSPQHAAVDEKSSASLLLAAESVTKMYGEVTVLHSVDVEFHAGEIHALLGENGAGKSTLVKILAGIISPSGGRVSGPAYDNHDVAMVFQELSVVPQLSVLDNLALAGRANRWLVPYRQLRGRARKVLDAAGLTDVHLDRPVETLSLAQQQLLELARGLIRDAQVLVLDEPTATLSDVEIRRVHTVTRNLAAAGHAVLYITHRLGEVMELADRVTILRSGRVAATGHRSAFTMAAIVEHMLGEAHANAAKIVPAERDRDPDNVLELAGLTVRGHYEDVSFTARDGEIIALFGQVGSGAEDVVRTLAGLLPPHRGSITLCGDALAVPSRVATKRRGIGYVPADRATEGVFLNAAVTTNISSSALDRISGAQVLRHRLERELAGEMADGVQFNRERLGENVSAFSGGNQQKVAIARALAMHPRLLLMSEPTRGVDIGARAEIYQTLRRLASHHVLVVVYSTDIVEIRDLADRAVTMYRGKTVGSHRVDDTDDTTLITEILHGEVA from the coding sequence GTGTCGTCACCGCAACATGCAGCCGTCGACGAGAAGTCGAGTGCCTCGCTACTGCTCGCGGCCGAATCCGTCACCAAGATGTACGGCGAGGTGACGGTCCTCCACTCCGTTGACGTCGAGTTCCACGCCGGCGAAATCCACGCACTTCTCGGGGAAAACGGCGCCGGCAAAAGCACATTGGTCAAGATACTGGCAGGCATCATCTCCCCGAGTGGTGGACGAGTATCAGGGCCCGCCTACGACAACCACGACGTCGCCATGGTCTTCCAAGAGCTCTCAGTCGTGCCGCAGCTGTCCGTACTCGACAACCTCGCATTGGCAGGACGGGCGAACCGATGGTTGGTGCCTTACCGGCAGCTACGCGGCCGTGCTCGCAAGGTACTCGATGCCGCAGGCCTGACCGATGTCCATCTCGACCGACCCGTCGAGACGCTGTCATTGGCTCAGCAGCAATTGCTCGAGTTGGCGCGCGGGCTGATTCGCGACGCTCAGGTGCTCGTTCTCGATGAGCCCACCGCCACGCTGTCCGATGTCGAGATCCGCCGCGTTCATACCGTGACCCGAAATCTCGCCGCCGCCGGACATGCCGTCCTCTACATCACTCACCGGCTGGGCGAGGTTATGGAACTGGCGGATCGGGTGACCATTCTTCGATCTGGGCGAGTCGCGGCGACCGGGCACCGATCTGCATTCACCATGGCCGCCATCGTCGAGCACATGTTGGGCGAGGCGCATGCCAACGCCGCGAAAATCGTTCCCGCCGAACGTGACCGCGATCCGGACAACGTCCTGGAATTGGCCGGGCTGACGGTTCGAGGCCACTACGAGGATGTCAGCTTCACCGCGCGCGACGGCGAAATCATCGCGCTGTTCGGTCAAGTCGGCTCCGGCGCCGAGGATGTCGTGCGTACCCTGGCGGGCCTTCTCCCCCCGCACCGCGGCTCCATCACGCTGTGCGGTGACGCTCTTGCCGTTCCGTCCCGCGTGGCGACGAAGCGCAGGGGCATCGGTTATGTTCCCGCCGACCGCGCGACCGAGGGAGTGTTCCTCAATGCCGCAGTGACCACCAACATCTCGTCGAGTGCGCTGGACCGCATCAGTGGCGCGCAAGTGCTCAGACACAGGCTCGAACGCGAGCTCGCAGGTGAGATGGCGGACGGTGTGCAGTTCAACCGTGAGCGGCTCGGCGAAAACGTCTCGGCGTTCAGCGGCGGCAACCAGCAGAAGGTCGCGATCGCCCGCGCACTTGCGATGCATCCCCGGCTGTTGCTCATGAGCGAACCTACACGCGGCGTCGACATCGGCGCCCGGGCAGAGATCTACCAAACCCTGCGTCGCTTGGCCTCCCACCACGTCCTGGTGGTCGTCTACAGCACCGACATCGTCGAGATCCGCGACCTCGCCGACCGTGCCGTCACGATGTACCGCGGAAAGACGGTTGGCAGCCACCGAGTCGACGACACCGACGACACCACGCTGATCACCGAGATTCTGCACGGAGAGGTGGCATGA